The proteins below come from a single Faecalibaculum rodentium genomic window:
- the ppk1 gene encoding polyphosphate kinase 1 gives MEEKRYPFTQNREISWLRFNQRVLEEASDPRVPLLERLKFLAIFTSNLDEFFMVRCGSLYDQMLFGPDQADAKSGMTPKEQLQAIYLEARKLYAIRDAVYRDVNKTLQALYLANVSRKNMSRKQQKSLQQEFEHKILPLLSPQIIDAHHPFPHLINKEQYIFCELQLNNGKKRFGIIPVPSFLDRVIPVPDTRDDYMLVEQLILQHVDKVFPKSRVVFKTIIRVTRNADINLNDKDIDEDEDYRQYMKKILKKRSRLSAIRLEMYKYTNPEAVSYLCSHLHIEPEQVFVSRVPLELKHLFQVVGSAPSSRTAPLLYQPFTPETTTQLDPEKPLIPQIADHDVLLFYPYQDIDLFLKLLKEAAWDKNVVSIKITIYRLADNSKVVDYLVQAAENGKEVLALMELRARFDESNNIRMAERLENADCTVIYGFENYKVHSKICLITYQSHGQIRTITQIGTGNYNEKTSRQYTDLSLMTGDPVIGQDAIAFFQNMQISNLSGSYKKLLTSPRQLKHAVMGKIDRQIELAKAGKPSRIMLKMNSITDLDLIAKLQEAGMAGVPVTMVVRGICCLLPGIPGQTENIRIYSIVGRFLEHSRIYIFGPDEDMEMYISSADFMTRNTERRVEIAAPVTDPALRLRILAYFQSLLKDNQKRRELLPDGTYSPIDLGDGSPYDSQAVCIQKAEKDRFVPKPAPDGFMHRLRKRLKRHR, from the coding sequence ATGGAAGAAAAACGATACCCATTCACGCAGAACCGGGAAATCTCCTGGCTGCGTTTCAATCAGAGAGTGCTGGAGGAAGCCTCGGATCCCCGTGTGCCGCTGCTGGAACGGCTGAAGTTCCTGGCGATTTTCACGAGCAACCTGGATGAATTTTTCATGGTCCGCTGCGGCTCCCTCTATGACCAGATGCTGTTCGGCCCTGACCAGGCGGATGCCAAGAGCGGCATGACGCCCAAAGAGCAGCTGCAGGCGATCTACCTGGAAGCCCGAAAGCTCTACGCCATACGGGATGCGGTGTACCGGGATGTGAACAAGACGCTGCAGGCGCTGTACCTGGCCAATGTCTCGCGCAAGAACATGAGCCGGAAGCAGCAGAAGTCCCTGCAGCAGGAATTCGAGCACAAGATCCTGCCGCTGCTGTCGCCGCAGATCATCGACGCCCATCATCCCTTCCCGCACCTCATCAACAAAGAGCAGTACATTTTCTGCGAGCTGCAGCTCAACAACGGGAAGAAGCGCTTCGGGATCATTCCCGTGCCCTCGTTCCTGGATCGTGTGATCCCGGTCCCCGATACCCGGGATGACTACATGCTCGTGGAGCAGCTCATTCTCCAGCATGTGGACAAAGTCTTCCCGAAATCCCGGGTGGTGTTCAAGACCATCATCCGGGTGACGAGAAATGCCGACATCAACCTGAATGACAAGGACATCGACGAAGACGAAGACTACCGGCAGTACATGAAGAAGATCCTGAAGAAGCGCAGCCGGCTGTCGGCGATCCGGCTGGAGATGTACAAATACACGAACCCGGAAGCCGTTTCGTATCTGTGCAGCCACCTGCACATCGAGCCGGAGCAAGTCTTTGTCTCTCGCGTGCCGCTGGAACTGAAGCACCTCTTCCAGGTCGTGGGTTCGGCTCCGTCCTCCCGCACAGCTCCCCTGCTTTATCAGCCCTTTACGCCGGAGACTACCACGCAGCTCGATCCGGAGAAGCCGCTCATCCCACAGATCGCGGACCACGACGTGCTGCTGTTCTATCCCTACCAGGACATCGACCTGTTTCTGAAGCTGCTCAAGGAAGCGGCCTGGGACAAAAACGTCGTCTCCATCAAGATCACCATCTACCGCCTGGCGGACAACTCCAAGGTCGTGGACTATCTGGTGCAGGCGGCGGAAAACGGCAAGGAGGTCCTGGCGCTCATGGAGCTGCGGGCGCGGTTCGATGAATCCAACAACATCCGCATGGCCGAGCGGCTGGAAAACGCCGACTGCACCGTGATTTACGGATTCGAGAACTACAAGGTGCACTCCAAGATCTGCCTGATCACCTACCAGAGCCACGGCCAGATCCGCACCATCACCCAGATCGGCACAGGCAACTACAACGAAAAGACAAGCCGGCAGTACACCGACTTGTCGCTCATGACCGGAGACCCGGTGATCGGGCAGGATGCCATCGCATTCTTCCAGAACATGCAGATTTCCAACCTCTCGGGGTCCTACAAGAAGCTGCTGACCAGTCCGCGGCAGCTCAAGCATGCGGTGATGGGCAAAATCGACCGGCAGATCGAGCTGGCAAAGGCCGGCAAGCCGTCGAGGATCATGCTGAAGATGAACTCCATCACGGACCTGGACCTGATTGCCAAACTGCAGGAGGCGGGCATGGCCGGTGTACCGGTGACGATGGTGGTGCGAGGCATCTGCTGTCTGCTGCCGGGGATCCCGGGACAGACGGAAAACATCCGGATCTACTCCATTGTCGGACGGTTCCTGGAACACTCCCGGATCTACATCTTCGGGCCGGATGAGGACATGGAGATGTACATCTCCAGCGCGGATTTCATGACCCGGAATACCGAACGGCGGGTGGAAATCGCCGCACCGGTGACCGATCCTGCCCTGCGGTTGCGGATCCTGGCGTATTTCCAGTCGCTGCTCAAGGACAACCAGAAGCGCCGGGAACTGCTCCCGGATGGCACCTACAGCCCCATTGACCTGGGCGACGGCAGTCCCTACGATTCGCAGGCTGTGTGCATCCAGAAAGCCGAAAAGGACCGGTTTGTCCCGAAACCTGCACCGGATGGATTCATGCACCGGCTGCGCAAACGGCTGAAACGGCATAGATGA
- a CDS encoding transketolase family protein has translation MRQATREAFGQTLAELAVQDPDIIVLDADLAPATKTGETQKTAPGQFVQVGIAEGNMAGIAAGMAVSGLKPFASSFAMFLAGRAYEQIRNSIAYPHLNVKLCATHAGITVGEDGGSHQCLEDIGLMRMLPGMMVLQPADGLETAAMVKWLAAYEGPAYLRLSRAAVDPVYEQEPVFDPAAIPQLRSGETVALIASGVMVRECLAAADRLTGMGIEAAVYDLPVIKPLNTDLLNEIITQYAVVFVAEEHLKAGGIGSAIREAVREPQKIRSIAIEDRFGQSGSVEALMQEYGLDAKAIVQRVLDDCARRLYPGDAKVAIVRQMAPAC, from the coding sequence ATGAGACAGGCAACAAGAGAAGCATTTGGACAGACACTGGCAGAACTGGCAGTCCAGGATCCGGACATCATCGTGCTGGATGCGGATCTGGCCCCGGCCACCAAAACCGGAGAAACACAGAAAACGGCCCCCGGACAGTTTGTACAGGTGGGGATCGCCGAAGGCAATATGGCAGGGATCGCAGCGGGGATGGCCGTATCCGGACTGAAACCCTTTGCCTCCAGCTTTGCCATGTTTCTGGCCGGCAGGGCCTATGAACAGATCCGGAACTCCATCGCCTATCCGCATCTCAATGTAAAGCTGTGCGCCACCCATGCGGGGATCACCGTGGGCGAAGACGGCGGCAGCCACCAGTGTCTGGAAGATATCGGGCTGATGCGGATGCTCCCTGGTATGATGGTGCTGCAGCCTGCGGATGGTCTGGAAACCGCCGCCATGGTGAAGTGGCTTGCAGCATATGAGGGACCTGCCTATCTCCGGCTGTCCAGAGCGGCGGTGGATCCGGTGTATGAACAGGAACCGGTCTTTGATCCCGCCGCCATTCCCCAACTGCGAAGCGGAGAAACTGTGGCGCTGATTGCCAGTGGTGTCATGGTCAGGGAATGCCTGGCTGCTGCTGACCGTCTGACTGGCATGGGCATTGAAGCCGCTGTCTACGATCTGCCGGTGATCAAACCGTTGAATACGGATCTGCTGAATGAGATCATCACACAGTATGCAGTCGTGTTCGTTGCTGAGGAACACCTGAAAGCAGGAGGGATCGGGTCCGCCATCCGGGAAGCGGTGAGGGAACCGCAGAAGATCCGGTCCATTGCCATCGAAGACCGGTTCGGGCAAAGCGGCAGTGTTGAAGCGCTGATGCAGGAGTACGGACTGGATGCCAAAGCCATTGTTCAGCGGGTCCTGGATGACTGTGCCCGGCGGCTGTATCCGGGTGATGCCAAAGTCGCCATTGTGCGCCAGATGGCTCCTGCCTGCTGA
- a CDS encoding transketolase, whose amino-acid sequence MENMNMHLLDSHSRQARRNIVEMVAAAGSGHPGGSLSCTDILTWLYDSRIDLKRPDRDRLVLSKGHAAPALYAQLAVHDRITRDEMLTLRRLGSPLQGHPNMEDLPDVDMSTGSLGQGLSAAVGMAWADRYKGSERRVWCVCGDGELEEGQIWEAAMAAGKFSLGNLTLFVDLNGLQIAGAVSEIGGDNQYGKALQAFGWQVLEIDGHDFAQIEQAVLEAEADSRPTAILCHTVKGKGVSFMENQAGWHGKAPNAMQLQEALIQLEETGK is encoded by the coding sequence ATCGAAAACATGAATATGCATCTTCTGGACTCGCACAGCCGGCAGGCGCGCAGAAACATTGTGGAAATGGTGGCGGCAGCCGGGTCCGGACATCCTGGCGGTTCACTTTCCTGCACGGATATCCTGACCTGGCTGTATGACAGCCGCATTGACCTGAAACGGCCTGACCGCGACCGTCTCGTGCTCTCCAAAGGACATGCAGCGCCGGCACTCTATGCACAGCTGGCTGTGCATGACAGGATCACCCGGGATGAGATGCTGACTCTGCGCCGGCTTGGTTCTCCTTTACAGGGACATCCCAACATGGAAGACCTGCCGGATGTGGATATGAGCACAGGCTCCCTGGGGCAGGGACTCTCGGCGGCTGTGGGCATGGCCTGGGCAGACCGATACAAGGGTTCTGAGCGCCGGGTCTGGTGTGTCTGCGGTGACGGAGAACTGGAGGAAGGCCAGATCTGGGAAGCGGCCATGGCAGCAGGGAAATTCAGCCTGGGCAATCTGACGCTGTTCGTTGACCTCAACGGTCTTCAGATCGCGGGGGCTGTCAGCGAAATCGGCGGGGACAACCAGTATGGCAAAGCACTGCAGGCATTTGGCTGGCAGGTCCTTGAAATCGACGGTCACGACTTTGCACAGATTGAACAGGCAGTGCTGGAAGCCGAAGCTGACAGCCGGCCGACGGCCATTCTCTGTCACACGGTGAAGGGCAAAGGCGTGTCATTTATGGAAAACCAGGCCGGCTGGCATGGCAAGGCGCCCAATGCCATGCAGCTGCAGGAAGCATTGATACAACTGGAGGAAACAGGAAAATGA
- a CDS encoding DeoR/GlpR family DNA-binding transcription regulator has product MMAEERLDRIETMTNDKGYVSTKDLAALLQVSEPTIRADCRELEKQGRIIRVHGGAKSRQTQGILTRSLEKAMDDRQNVGEQEKDRLCRYAASLVQEDDCIFIDGGTTFATILPYLKGKRIRIVTHSQIVVDSFREDNGELFVIGGSYSPQYKMNLGPIALAQLESFNFQYAFLSCAGIDLNRRKAYTAELETAEVKKKAMELAEKSFLFINGAKQHVKGFCSFADLNAFDGIVTDAAGPDIPDNFIVLEES; this is encoded by the coding sequence ATGATGGCAGAAGAACGGCTTGACCGTATTGAAACGATGACCAATGACAAAGGCTATGTCTCCACGAAGGATCTGGCGGCTTTGCTGCAGGTCAGCGAACCGACCATCCGGGCCGACTGCCGGGAACTGGAGAAACAGGGCCGGATCATCCGGGTCCATGGCGGAGCCAAAAGCCGGCAGACACAGGGGATCCTGACACGGTCCCTGGAGAAAGCCATGGATGACAGGCAGAATGTTGGCGAACAGGAAAAGGACCGGCTGTGCCGCTATGCGGCCTCTCTGGTGCAGGAAGACGACTGTATTTTCATCGACGGAGGGACCACCTTTGCCACGATCCTCCCGTATTTAAAGGGGAAGCGGATCCGGATCGTTACACACAGTCAGATCGTGGTGGATTCCTTTCGGGAAGACAACGGAGAGCTGTTTGTCATCGGAGGCAGCTACAGTCCGCAGTACAAGATGAATCTGGGGCCTATTGCCCTGGCGCAGCTGGAATCCTTCAATTTCCAGTATGCGTTCCTGAGCTGTGCGGGTATCGACCTGAACCGGCGGAAAGCCTATACGGCCGAGCTGGAGACCGCAGAAGTAAAGAAAAAGGCCATGGAGCTGGCGGAGAAATCGTTTCTGTTCATCAATGGAGCAAAGCAGCATGTCAAGGGGTTCTGCAGTTTTGCGGACCTCAATGCGTTTGACGGGATCGTGACGGACGCAGCCGGACCTGATATCCCGGACAACTTCATCGTTCTGGAAGAGAGCTGA
- a CDS encoding L-ribulose-5-phosphate 4-epimerase: MLEKLKQTVWKENLRLKELGLVLFTWGNVSAIDRETGLVVIKPSGIPYETMQPEDMVVTDLKGNVVEGTLRPSSDLPTHLALYAADPDIGGIVHTHSPWAVAFAQAGRDLPPLGTTHADYFHGPVPCTRDMAAEEIQSAYERHTGEVIVDTFASRGICMEHTPAVLVKNHGPFTWGKDAVQAVYHAAVLEEAAKMAAITYQLNAKTPPAPEVLLEKHFQRKHGPHAYYGQTAGNPQSAGVSGK; this comes from the coding sequence ATGCTTGAGAAACTGAAACAGACGGTCTGGAAGGAGAACCTGCGGCTGAAGGAACTGGGACTGGTCCTCTTCACCTGGGGCAATGTCTCCGCCATTGACAGGGAAACCGGCCTGGTGGTGATCAAGCCAAGCGGTATTCCCTATGAAACGATGCAGCCGGAGGATATGGTCGTAACAGATCTGAAGGGCAATGTGGTGGAAGGAACCCTGCGGCCCAGTTCAGATCTGCCGACGCATCTGGCGCTGTATGCGGCCGACCCGGACATTGGGGGTATCGTGCATACGCATTCTCCCTGGGCTGTGGCCTTTGCCCAGGCCGGGCGGGATCTGCCGCCGCTGGGAACCACTCATGCAGATTACTTCCACGGCCCGGTTCCCTGCACCAGAGACATGGCAGCGGAAGAGATCCAGAGTGCCTATGAACGGCATACCGGAGAGGTGATCGTGGACACGTTTGCCAGCCGCGGCATCTGCATGGAGCATACCCCGGCGGTGCTGGTGAAAAACCATGGTCCCTTCACATGGGGCAAAGATGCAGTCCAGGCGGTGTATCATGCCGCAGTCCTGGAGGAAGCGGCGAAAATGGCCGCGATCACCTATCAGCTGAACGCAAAGACACCGCCGGCACCCGAAGTGCTGCTGGAGAAACATTTCCAGAGAAAGCATGGTCCTCATGCCTATTACGGGCAGACAGCGGGCAATCCGCAGTCTGCCGGCGTATCCGGGAAATGA
- a CDS encoding PTS galactitol transporter subunit IIC encodes MSVVTNAIQFIIDLGPTVMMPIIMLIVGLCIRVPFLRALKGGLLVGIGFIGLNATVTILTDVVQPAVNNMVELFGLNLTVIDVGWPSASAIAFGTAVGVTMIPLGILINVIMLLTKTTKTVDVDIWDFWHFAFSGSIVYALTQNMVLSLILASVNMVVIMVIADRMAKATEEVLGLPGVTFPHGLAASFVPIAWVMDKAMDKVPGLNKIHLDEQAINKKMGLFGDPAILGLIVGLLLGVAGFAFMPDLTTSDKVAQILVMGVTVSAVLVITPKMAAILMEGIIPVSEGIQSIIQKRFAGRKVYIGLDCAAGIGHPVVLAMSVIMVPVTLLLAVILPGNEFLPLVGLCGICFQFPLIVAVTKGDFFRTFVIGVVVMGMGLMIGTSLAPLFTSAAAASHFPIPEGANLISSIDYGSNPIPWLLVQAVNHGWIWVTLVVVATIALAVWNRKLILEEEKAEKAQEDEKQRQREARRAARRAKAQAVQNTVEETEVQSGLQNA; translated from the coding sequence ATGTCTGTCGTAACCAATGCAATTCAGTTCATCATCGATCTTGGCCCCACGGTCATGATGCCCATCATCATGCTGATCGTTGGCCTGTGCATCCGGGTGCCGTTTCTGCGGGCCCTGAAGGGCGGCCTGCTGGTAGGCATCGGCTTCATTGGCCTGAATGCGACAGTGACCATCCTGACAGATGTGGTGCAGCCGGCTGTCAACAACATGGTCGAGCTGTTCGGCCTGAACCTGACGGTCATTGACGTGGGATGGCCCAGTGCATCAGCCATTGCCTTCGGCACAGCCGTGGGTGTGACGATGATCCCCCTGGGAATCCTGATCAATGTGATCATGCTGCTGACCAAGACGACAAAGACCGTGGATGTGGACATCTGGGATTTCTGGCACTTCGCCTTCTCCGGTTCCATCGTCTATGCCCTGACGCAGAACATGGTGCTGTCCCTGATCCTGGCTTCGGTGAATATGGTGGTGATCATGGTGATTGCCGACCGCATGGCCAAGGCAACTGAAGAAGTGCTGGGACTGCCTGGCGTGACCTTCCCGCATGGTCTGGCTGCTTCCTTCGTGCCCATTGCCTGGGTCATGGACAAAGCCATGGACAAGGTACCGGGTCTGAATAAAATCCATCTGGATGAGCAGGCCATCAACAAAAAGATGGGCCTGTTCGGGGATCCCGCCATTCTGGGTCTCATTGTCGGCCTGCTGCTGGGCGTTGCCGGATTCGCGTTCATGCCGGATCTGACCACCTCGGACAAAGTCGCACAGATCCTGGTCATGGGTGTCACGGTTTCGGCGGTTCTGGTCATCACCCCGAAAATGGCTGCCATTCTGATGGAAGGCATCATTCCGGTGTCCGAGGGCATCCAGTCCATCATCCAGAAGAGATTCGCCGGCCGGAAGGTGTATATCGGGCTGGACTGCGCAGCTGGAATCGGGCATCCGGTGGTTCTGGCCATGTCCGTGATCATGGTTCCTGTCACACTGCTGCTGGCTGTGATTCTTCCCGGCAACGAATTCCTGCCTCTGGTGGGCCTGTGCGGTATCTGCTTCCAGTTCCCGCTGATCGTGGCGGTGACCAAAGGGGATTTCTTCCGGACCTTCGTGATTGGCGTGGTGGTCATGGGCATGGGTCTCATGATCGGCACCAGTCTTGCGCCGCTGTTCACCAGCGCGGCTGCAGCGAGTCATTTCCCGATCCCGGAAGGTGCCAACCTGATTTCGAGCATTGACTATGGATCCAACCCCATTCCCTGGCTCCTTGTGCAGGCAGTCAACCACGGCTGGATCTGGGTAACGCTGGTGGTAGTGGCCACGATTGCCCTGGCAGTCTGGAACCGCAAACTGATCCTGGAAGAGGAAAAGGCGGAAAAGGCGCAGGAAGACGAAAAACAGCGTCAGAGAGAAGCCCGCAGGGCAGCACGCCGGGCCAAAGCCCAGGCAGTGCAGAATACCGTGGAAGAAACGGAAGTGCAGTCAGGACTGCAGAATGCTTGA
- a CDS encoding PTS sugar transporter subunit IIA: MDTSLVFLDADFSSRDDLFHTMGSWLKDNGYVNEDYREAVCRREEEFPTGLKVPGHQLAIPHTDSEYIEKPGLVFVRPKNPLAFQEMCSGDPVDAEMIFLLLVKDKKDQMPLLSGLMARFGDGELMDRLSRETDPEVIADLLDHCVKGETTCLS; encoded by the coding sequence ATGGATACCAGTCTTGTATTTCTGGATGCGGACTTCAGCAGCCGCGATGACTTGTTTCACACCATGGGCAGCTGGCTGAAGGACAACGGCTATGTCAATGAGGACTACCGTGAAGCGGTGTGCCGAAGGGAAGAAGAGTTTCCCACGGGCCTGAAGGTGCCGGGGCACCAGCTGGCGATTCCGCATACCGACAGTGAATACATCGAAAAACCCGGGCTGGTCTTTGTCCGCCCGAAAAACCCGCTGGCGTTCCAGGAGATGTGCTCCGGGGATCCGGTGGATGCGGAAATGATTTTCCTGCTCCTGGTCAAGGACAAAAAAGACCAGATGCCGCTGCTGTCCGGGCTCATGGCCCGTTTCGGCGATGGAGAGCTTATGGACCGGCTCAGCCGGGAAACCGATCCGGAAGTGATTGCCGATCTTCTGGACCACTGTGTGAAGGGAGAAACCACATGTCTGTCGTAA
- a CDS encoding PTS sugar transporter subunit IIB codes for MKKKILVACGAGVCTSTVALQKLQAKLEEEGLKDQVTYGQCSVADLPMNAGSYDVVVTTSRVQGNYGTPVVFGLPFITQIGMDDCVDEILDVLGL; via the coding sequence ATGAAAAAGAAAATACTTGTGGCCTGCGGCGCAGGTGTCTGCACCAGCACAGTGGCTCTTCAGAAACTGCAGGCAAAACTGGAAGAGGAAGGGCTGAAGGACCAGGTCACCTATGGACAGTGTTCGGTGGCGGACCTGCCCATGAACGCCGGCAGCTACGACGTGGTGGTGACCACATCCCGTGTTCAGGGCAACTACGGGACTCCGGTTGTCTTCGGACTGCCTTTCATTACACAGATCGGCATGGATGACTGTGTGGATGAGATCCTGGACGTCCTGGGGCTGTGA
- a CDS encoding BglG family transcription antiterminator, whose translation MNNQTENRMARLWKLLDSSPKPMRLDAAALALDVSEKTIRRDLIRLNELLQDADSSVKIHKGTFVLEVPSRDAVNALFESQTGIPDTQAQRVDWLATWFLMNGTATVQSLADRLYISESTVKNDLNVLKNELKPFHLTLTRCSEGLRLSGPEEQIRNCLIYWTRSGKIRPDFGFDEASSQLLSDRIRDLLEAEGACLDEYGIQNLLLHLKIAASRIRSGRVLTDTDTVPQDLWQLASAMTQTAGSIWSLEFPLGETENLAWHIAAQKQSGALHIDEEEYRMLLSALKTTLKDADALYGTQLAADSVLLNGLTAHLSVVLVRLHHGMVIDNPILKEIRSQYPYAMEIAQLAATGLQEMLGCRFPLTEIGFLAVHIGGSLVRTGNSRKSRQKAAVVCTTGMGTSLLLLARISERFGQDLDVTGTFTIRQAAGLTREDADVILSTVRLPREVTLPWLQITPLMTDRDMAVITDYLKKTQFAAPVQSLFHPSLYFPDLNLDSRSEILAFLSEQLYRQGWIDKTARESFAKRESLGTTEIGNMVAVPHCMEGTVRQPAVAVAILTEPVLWEFGPVQVVCMIAVSHEFLRKENGFFLRFYRRLASPALIRTMIQTRHPDLLKDAFDKEDTL comes from the coding sequence ATGAACAACCAGACGGAAAACAGAATGGCCAGGTTGTGGAAACTGCTGGACAGTTCCCCGAAACCCATGCGGCTGGACGCAGCGGCACTGGCACTGGATGTTTCCGAAAAGACGATCCGCAGAGACCTGATCCGTCTCAATGAACTCCTGCAGGATGCGGACAGTTCGGTAAAGATTCACAAAGGGACGTTTGTCCTGGAGGTTCCTTCCCGCGATGCAGTGAATGCGCTGTTTGAATCACAGACCGGGATCCCTGACACACAGGCCCAGCGGGTGGACTGGCTCGCCACGTGGTTTCTCATGAACGGAACCGCCACGGTACAGTCTCTGGCTGACCGGCTGTATATCAGCGAATCCACTGTCAAAAACGATTTGAATGTTCTGAAAAATGAACTGAAACCATTCCACCTGACTCTGACCCGATGCAGTGAAGGACTGCGGCTGAGTGGACCGGAGGAACAGATCCGGAACTGCCTGATTTACTGGACAAGATCCGGGAAGATCAGACCGGATTTCGGATTTGACGAAGCTTCTTCACAGCTGCTCTCGGACAGGATCCGGGATTTACTGGAAGCAGAAGGCGCCTGTCTGGATGAATACGGGATCCAGAATCTGCTGCTGCATCTGAAGATCGCGGCGAGCCGGATCCGCTCCGGCCGCGTCCTGACAGACACTGATACCGTGCCGCAGGACCTCTGGCAGCTGGCCAGCGCCATGACACAGACAGCCGGCAGCATCTGGTCTCTGGAATTCCCGCTGGGGGAAACGGAAAACCTGGCGTGGCACATTGCGGCGCAGAAACAGTCCGGTGCCCTGCACATCGACGAAGAGGAATACCGGATGCTTCTGTCTGCTTTGAAAACGACACTGAAGGATGCCGATGCACTCTATGGAACGCAGCTGGCGGCAGATTCCGTGCTGCTGAACGGCTTGACGGCGCATCTCAGCGTGGTACTGGTCAGACTGCACCATGGCATGGTGATCGACAATCCCATTCTCAAGGAAATCCGCTCTCAGTATCCCTATGCCATGGAAATCGCCCAGTTGGCGGCGACCGGTCTTCAGGAGATGCTGGGGTGCCGGTTCCCGCTGACGGAGATCGGTTTTCTGGCGGTGCACATCGGAGGTTCTCTGGTGAGAACAGGCAACAGCCGCAAATCCCGGCAGAAAGCCGCTGTGGTATGCACCACCGGGATGGGAACCAGCCTTCTGCTGCTGGCCAGGATCAGCGAGCGCTTCGGGCAGGACCTGGATGTCACCGGCACCTTCACGATCCGGCAGGCGGCGGGACTGACCAGGGAAGATGCCGATGTGATCCTGTCCACGGTCAGACTGCCGCGGGAAGTGACGCTGCCCTGGCTGCAGATCACGCCTCTCATGACAGACAGGGATATGGCGGTCATCACGGACTATCTGAAAAAGACACAGTTTGCCGCACCGGTGCAGTCACTGTTCCATCCCTCTCTGTATTTCCCGGACCTGAACCTGGACAGCCGGTCAGAGATTCTGGCTTTTCTGTCAGAACAGCTGTATCGGCAGGGATGGATCGACAAAACAGCCAGGGAATCCTTTGCGAAGCGGGAATCCCTGGGCACCACGGAAATCGGCAACATGGTGGCGGTGCCGCACTGCATGGAAGGCACTGTCAGACAGCCGGCGGTGGCTGTGGCCATTCTCACAGAACCGGTCCTTTGGGAATTCGGTCCCGTGCAGGTGGTCTGCATGATTGCCGTCAGTCACGAATTTCTGCGAAAGGAAAACGGATTTTTTCTCCGGTTCTACAGGCGCCTGGCTTCACCGGCGCTGATCCGGACCATGATACAGACCCGGCATCCGGATTTGCTGAAGGATGCCTTCGACAAGGAGGATACATTATGA
- a CDS encoding HAD family hydrolase, whose amino-acid sequence MTDKADSRPIRVILLDVDDTLLDFDACARKAMEQACQVTGVPWSRSLFDTFQEMNAGFWQQIEAGKLTLRQLWQIRWNRIFARLGIDADGQAFEQAFHGALDTTHETVSGAAQVLKDLSDQGFILYAASNGRQRQQETRLHLAGLDRYLQGIFTSEAAGANKPAAQFYDYVMNRMREILPDLKPGQVVMIGDSLSADVRGARDAGMHALWFRMDGTDGADCSQLMQLPELVGQLPD is encoded by the coding sequence ATGACAGACAAAGCGGACAGCAGGCCCATCCGTGTGATTCTGCTGGATGTGGATGACACCCTGCTGGATTTTGATGCCTGTGCCCGCAAAGCCATGGAGCAGGCCTGCCAGGTCACTGGCGTTCCCTGGTCACGGTCTTTGTTTGACACATTTCAGGAGATGAATGCCGGTTTCTGGCAGCAGATCGAGGCAGGGAAGCTGACACTGCGCCAGCTCTGGCAGATCCGCTGGAACCGCATCTTTGCCAGGCTTGGGATCGATGCGGATGGGCAGGCCTTTGAACAGGCATTTCACGGGGCGCTGGATACGACCCATGAAACAGTATCCGGCGCTGCGCAGGTCCTCAAAGACCTGTCTGATCAGGGGTTTATTCTGTATGCAGCGAGCAACGGGCGTCAGAGGCAGCAGGAAACCAGACTGCATCTGGCCGGGCTGGATCGGTATCTGCAGGGGATCTTTACCTCGGAAGCGGCCGGAGCGAACAAGCCGGCAGCACAGTTTTATGACTATGTCATGAACAGGATGCGGGAAATTCTGCCGGATCTGAAGCCGGGCCAGGTGGTGATGATCGGAGATTCCCTGTCAGCGGATGTCAGGGGTGCCAGAGATGCAGGGATGCATGCGTTGTGGTTTCGCATGGATGGAACGGATGGTGCAGACTGCAGCCAGCTGATGCAGCTGCCGGAGCTGGTCGGACAGCTGCCAGACTGA